DNA from Branchiostoma lanceolatum isolate klBraLanc5 chromosome 6, klBraLanc5.hap2, whole genome shotgun sequence:
GGCATACTTCCCTGTATTTtgcagggatgtgtgaattgcttccTTCACACCCCATTGCCCCATTTACAAGATATCACAAATAATTGTAGAGAAAGGTAGAATGTTAATATCATTATCCAGAAaaaattagaaatatcatattccacattatgaatattttcaaagtttaacaCAACCGGGGAAACAAATTTAGATGAGTATCGATAAGTTCACATaatgttcaaaatatttcaaaagtatcaaatctcttgaacaaataattacaaagaattcaAGGTATTTGTACGTGATGACAATAGCAACCCTCTCGGTTACTTCGAAATTGACTctactatcatcatcattatatttTGCCAACCTGTCTCTGGGTCCACTTGCAGCACCTGACCTGTGCCAAACATGGCTACCCACAGTTTCCCATCAGTGTCGATACACATGCCATCAGGCACGCCGTCTGTGCTCTGGTTAAAATTCACCACTTTACGGCGGTTTGctgaaaaaaaaccctcatcgtcaataaaatcaccgCAAGAAAATTTTCACTTAACTGATTGTTTATCAATACGTGTAGATATCATCAACAATCGTATCAAAGCCATACACAACTGTGTCGTGCTTTAAAGAATGTGGTAATGAGAATCCACGATGTTTGACTCACACAGCTATATGATACAATAGGGTCTCGAGGAGGTATCTACTGTACATACTCAGAGTTCCAGTGGGAAGGTCAAAGTCGAAGGCATCCACGCTGAACTGGACTGAGTCAATGTAGTACATGATGGAGTTGTCAGATGTCCAGGCCAGGCCGTTAGAGATGCCAGATTCATTGAATGCCTTAAATAATAGCAAAGGGTAAATTGATAAAAGTAATTTTATTAGATGAACATGGAGAAAACATGGTTAGACTAttaaataaactcaaacttttattattcgcacgctcgtatCAGTTGTGGTGTTCCCAGCAGATGTTTTCcatatcaaatcaatatggcctcaTTGTCACCACCACTAAATATGTCTCATCAGCATCTGAGAAAAGGCTTTGCATAAATCGACGAAACATCCTTACCTTTGTAACAGTGTGATCGGTGTGAAGGCAGTACAAGGACCCTTGGCGTCCGACTTGATCAACGGTAGCCACGATTTCCGGCATCGTGCCTGAAAACACAGTCACCTTCATCTCAGGCGATACCTGGTTTGACTATGCAATGTACCAGCCATCATACACACACAACGCATACGTAAAGAATAGCCGCATGAATTTTAATCGATGAACATGAGTCACATAAGTCAGAATAGCTACATTTCTACACATAACTACACATAAGTCAGAATAGCTACATTTCTAAGATTTTTTGCCACCTTACCAGCCCAAAACCTGCCGGCAGCATCGCACTTCCCATCATTGAACCGGTTACTGGGTGTGTGCTGTTCCACCGTTGCAACAGTGGTCAGTTGACTGGTCTCGAAATCTAGGAAGGCAAAGTTGGTTCCAGCGGCCACTACGACCCCTCCAGATTCCCTTGTGACAATGGCACCTACCATACAGTCTGCAAATAACAATCGTGCATGGGAGATATATTCAACTTGCAGTGGTAAAAGGTAACAGAGTTAACAATGAAACCAGCATGTTCTACCGTCAATAGCTTAGCAATGTGGCGATCGCGTTGTCAAAGCCGCATTTTGGTTAGCCTcacctgtatttacacaagctctcggccggagattactgacccccaccccaagAGCTTgtagggggatggcggttacaggaccggctggccactaggagcgcgatttgtcaggctacatTTTGGTGTCTAAAATGTGTGACTATGAAACGTGGTTTAGTCACGCTTTGTAATCTCACCCATCGCAACTGTGTCCTTCTGTCCTGTGACTGGATCCCAGCGATGGGCCTTCCGTCCGATAATGTCCACATACAGCAGGGTCCCCGTGTGACCGTCCCAGTGGGGACCTTCCAAAAGTATCCCGGGTTCGTCTACAGCTACTGACACCGCCATGATTTGGGCTATATAGATGGACTACATAGAGGTGTGTCAAAGTTCTACGACCGTGTACTGTTTGCTGCACTGAGGCATGACCTTTATTTATGTTACGGTACGATGTGTACACAAGCAGCTGCCCTCACCAAACACCTGTACTATCCGGTCCCACATAAAGTGTAGAGCTCCATAGATGATAGAAAGAACAGTGCAGACTTTCGTAATTCACATAATTGAtagtaactttattgcaaaatcATGTCCGAAGACTACATGGAATTGCAAAGAAAGCAAAGGAAAACACTTGTATACAACGTGTGTATACGTAACAGAGAAGGAAAATGAAtttaatacagtaactgtatataAATGAATTAGAGCGAAATGACAACTAATCTATTTCTACAGCTTATTTAATAGATATCTGGCctcttctctccaagcagaggatgccCAACGTTTTGGTAGATAAACGGGTTAGTCATTAAGCGAGAAGATAATTTATCTGATAAACATCTATAGTGTATTCTGTGGCTATACATCACCTGGTGGTGACGGgtcgctaatctccaagcagatctatcggtggcaaggacCGATGGTTTTGCCGGATACTCCTTGGCCATTTTAATACTGCCTTGCCACGTGCACCGAGTATAGatcagcttggagattagcgaGTAGCCAGGTACAAACCTATGGTTGAGAAAGGTCTAGGAGGAACGATTCAGATGTGAAATATCTCTTTACTACAGCAGCAGGAAATTCAAAAGCAATTAACAAGCAAGTTTGTTTAATACGGAAGAAACAAGTTAAACCAATAGTTCatcttcattttctttactttgctTTTCATTGGGATTTGTGGTTTAAAACTCTGAGTCTCTGGATGATAATCACTGAAACATTGTTGAGACATACATTCAACAGCTTAATTGTAAAATCATCTTTTacccaaaacaaagaaacagataTTAAGCAGCTATTGAAGATTAAAATAGTTAATAACATATCATGATGATGGCTTTCCTCCCttgtaatattgatacataTTGCTAACTTGTTGATagaaacatatttcaaaatgtagTAAAACATATAGAATCCCAAATGTCtcattatatattattatgGAACAAAGATAACTTGTGTCATGCATCACAAAAGTCTGCATGAATTCAAAACTAATTTTCTtttgatacgtcgatgaaggttagacatccagataagatacatgtatgccaaatggaagttactcaagcaactggatatgattttggattaCAGACCCTGAAGCCATTCTTGTCTTGTCTGATTACCTTCAATGGGCAAGAAATTTGACAATACTATAATAATGGATTTAAGGTCAATGTACCAGACCAGTTAGGGCTAATGTAACTGTGTAACTCTCTGGCATGGCCAACTCCTCTAGCAAATCActcaaccaatgaggttctgtatttaacctccttgactcGACCCATTTGACcaaattcttaattttttttcagcagCAAATATGTCTAGTAGACATTAAGTAAAAAGCACCAATTTTGATCATTTTTCGATTCTTTGTTGTTGGAGTGGTCTGCCACCATGGGCTCAACCATTGTAGCACATCCCGGGGGTGCCCCTGGCTCCCAGCCCGGTCACCTGGAACACACAGCCAGACAGAGGCTTCTGCTGGACCTCCTCCGCAGAGTAACCCACCCTTGAACTTGTCACGTACATGATGTCAAGGTTAGGCCCTCCAAAACAGCACGACGTGGTGCGAGGAGCTGGAAAGCTGATGGAGCGAAGCTGTGTGCCTACCGTGAGATAAGAAGTGATGGcttcattctttttttctttttttttttaaatttttttattggtttttCAAAATAAGATAACAAGTACAATAAGGGAACCATCCAGCAAGAATCGATCTTGTACAGAAAATGTGAAATCatatatgataatcataacaGAAGTTCGGAGTAAAGTTGTACGCACACCGGTTAACAAAAATGATACTGGAAGTAACATAAATTTCAATCAACagaaatcaaaatgttttgtaacAGAAATCAAAGGATTTCTATCTTGAGAATGATAATGGCTTCATTCTAGAATAACTTAATCAGGCTCATAGCCACTGACGCTTTCATTGAACTACATTAATTTCTCTGTCACACACCCATTAATCTTGCAATGCATTCTCCTACACAGAGCCTCACCTACAGCctatagagtcaattccacattaccgagagggtgtttgttgccttttgttctaacatttacacaacctttgtaacaatctatgtgagataagtaactgttaagaacaatttccaacatttatttgatgttctaaatattttttgcTGTGTTCcgacaggttaaacaaatttccaacattgaacacattatttgtattagtttccaaactgttacaacatagattgatcatttgtttgaacatgttccaacattctacaaatatgatataactgggtcagtgggctgggaacagggcaattcacacatccctccaaagtataggggattaggcctaggtgacATGAATAGACacttaaagacaaaagagttgccagtgtccagacgtgaaatctaaaaatatacagaggcagacaatagagcgtgattagcacctacttttatgggggcaataacccaaatctaccattttgagaatgatgcaaaatgttggaacatgttccaacagtagaacaatcacacagatgtttgaaaactgttctaaataaagagatatttgtgcaaatactttcataatatttccaaaatatagagatgagttcaaacatgttcaaactttcatttctaattgtttgaacggtctgaaattattttgactgaaatagtcttttctctaaaattgttcaaacttattagcaatatcatctgaaaaccctctcggtgacatggaattaaCATACCTTGGGAAGGCTGTGCTAGTTCGGACTAAGGTTTCTACTTTAGTTAgtgtggcctctaaccagctgtcagccaaccTAAGACCCTGACTGACATCtggttatgctagggtcacatttcctaaccgggccCGATCGGGCTGTttacggaaacgaaaaatcaaagtgtatatcaataaatttgcaccagctatgctcttaaataattttggtaagttttgtgtttttgttgtcttttataatcatatttttcgttcccaaagactgcccggccgggccccggattggaaatgtgaccctagcattagtggCCATGCCTACAGAAGTGCCATGGACATCTCAGGCTCTGCATCGAAGAATGGAACTATGTAGCACATGTAGTTCATTTTTCTCTGGGAAAGCCCAAATATTAGCATTGCTGCATCTAtacacatatttacatacatcatgcataaattgattcattcattcattcatgtacatATTTCCTTTGCTAACCTGTCTCTGGGTCCACCTGCAGCACCTGACCAGCATCAAACATGGCTATCCACAGTTTACCATCCGTGTCGATACACATGCCATCAGGCACGCCGTCTACCGGTGGGTCAAAGGTCTTCACTTGACGACGGTTTCCTGCAATGGTGGGCAATGATGGACATATAAAACATCATGAGATAATGGACAGCTCATTGCTGATATTGTCAACAAGGAAATGTACAGTTATTTGAAGGACAAATTTCCAATAGTAGACAATTCATGGTCAGACTGAAAGTCAGAAGGCATGAAAAATCATCCGTGAGGAAATGTAATCATTTATAATTAATGTTACCTAAAAGTATGTAAGACTAAgaaattgctttttttttcaaccagtATTTGGTAGAGTGGATCTAAGCTGACAAATAAAAGGCAAAGGGTTTTCTTCTTAAAACAGTTTAACTCAATACCTAGTGTTAGGCCTGTTCAGGGGCTGTTGCATCAACTAAAAAGAGATGCCAGTAGGGAGAACTCTCAGTGGAGTCATCCTTACAAATTTGCAGGCGATACTGAGTTTCTTTATGTATAATGTTTAGACGGTACATACTCAGCATGCCAGTGGGAAGGTCAAAGTCGAAGGCATCTACGCTGTACTGGAGTGAGTCGATGTAGTACATGATGGAGTTGTCAGATGTCCATGCCAGGCCGTTAGAGATGTCAACTTCATTAAATGcctattgaaaacaaaatctaaTACTAATCTAGACAATCAATATGATAAATAGTACAGTGTAGTTGATTTTATATGGTTCAGAAATGCTGTAACCTGAACTCTTGTGACaaaaacttcaagttcaatgtaCAGTTGTGTTTCACTTAGTATTTCGATATCCTTTGGAACAAATGTCAAACTTGCTTAAAACAAATGAATTGTCCTCACCTTTGTGACATTTCCATCGGTGTGAAGACAGTACAAGGATCCAGCTTTGCGGTCGACTTTTGTGGGGACAGGTTCGTCACCCATCGTGCCTGAAAACACATTCTCATATCATCTACAGCTCAGGCAGGTTGGCACAGAATAGCAGGCATCTAAGCACATTCTAGCCACGTACGGTGGGTTACAGTGTATTAGATCTTCTAATGtcaagttcatcatcatcatcatgtcgggcggctTCCacggactaaggctgctctctcaCTCCAGCCGACATGTGTCAAGTTCAAAGCAGATAACAAATGTATGTACTATTATTGGAGGAGCACACAAGTTAAAATTAGACTTAAGATGCGCATCATTGACACATTGCCCCAGCAATCAATTTGACTTTCTAGACATTCTAAAAAGGGAACAAAAACTTTTCTGCTGAATGTCTTCGTCACTTTGAACCCGGAAAATTAAACAGATTCTGTCATAGCCTCAATAGCTTAAGAAACTGAGGTACCTTGAAACCTCAAGTCAAAGTAAAGGAACTATGCATATCTAACTTTTTTCCTTACCAGCCCAAAACCTGCCGGCGGCATCGCACTTCCCATCATTGAACCTGTTCCTAGGTTTGTGAGGGTCCACCGTTGCAACAGTGTTCAGTTGTCTGGTCTCGAAATCTAGGAAGGCAAACTTGGTCCCAGCGGCCACTACAGCCCCTCCTGACTCCCTTGGGACAACGGCACCTACCATACAGTCTGGAAGAATAATAACGAACAAGAAcatgagggtctgtatgggggtccGGACAATGCTTTACGGTGAATTCAGAAGTGTCCCTCACATAtcacgctaaaatcaaggaaggtgattatgcaaaatatgGGTGCCTTGCTAcgaattatgtaaataagatGACTTTCCTTTCAAATTATGGGAAACAAAGATAGAGTGCATATGCCTtatggaaaagagcatgcagaccctcatacaACGGTCTATTCATAAGTTTGGTTACTCACAAAGGCAATCACTGCATTTTTCTTTACATACATAATAAGGAATGAATTGTTATAAGACACAATTGAACATATATGGCCTGTGTGCTGATAACTAAAAATGAAGACATAGTAACCCTGTTGTTCTGACAGAGCAAGTCCTGCATAATGCCCTTGGTCAGATCAACGAATGCACCAAAGAAAGCCCCCGCTCCTGGGTCGTCGCCAAAATAATTTTCACAATCTGAAGTTATTTCATTTATAGAGGGGAGGGAAATGTACTttgaaaaagtaaacaaatacatGGGAATAAATGCAACTATAGACTCGGCTCTCCCTTCGAATGTAAAAGTATAATCTTTAGATTATTAATCCATGACCGGCCCGCCCTGATCACCGACCACTCCCACCCTACACCCCCACTGAGCCTCCGGGAACTTGGACTATTCTATCCTACGGTTGGGGTCACAGTGGGTTGGGGTACGTTTGTTTCTAAAATGATTCTGcgtaaccaaggacattatataggacctTGGCGTAACTGAGAACTATGTGTAAAATGTAAACTCACCTATGTCATACGTGTCCTTCTGTTTTGTGACTGGATCCCAGCGGTGGACATGTTGTCCGTGGATGTCAACATACAGTAGCGTCCCCGTGCGGCTGTCCCAGTGGGGACCTTCCAAAAGCAGCCCGGGCTCGTCCACAGCTACTGACACCGCCATGTCGCTACGTTGTGAACTATATAAAGTAGGTTAAAGTTTTAGGAGACCGAAGATCCAAGTTAAGGGTAGCAGCCTGAAATAGGAAAGTGGGCGGTACTGCCGGTACAGCTGTTTATGAACTGCAGGGCTGAAGGCCACTGAGTGACCTTTGCACAGCAAGTTTGTGCACTGATACATTGTTCAGGTATCTCGTAAAACCTGTTTTCTTGGGTTAAAATCGAGCTGTTGGAAGCAATCTTTGTAAGAAGATATTAAACAACGGAACGTATGATTGATATCACAGTAGTAAACGTCACATGATTATTCCGCATTCTAGTCGTCCATGATTGGCGGACTTTATACGACTGCAGCGCCCTAATCTCACCTGTGCAATGATAGATCTCCTTTCCCAcaatgaaaacaagaaaaacggtAAGCTACCAAGATGAGGATATCGGGTATATTCGCACCAGGCTATACAACTGTCCCACGGTAACTCCGAGTGACTTCTAACGGTACCGGTATGATATAGTTGCAAGTCGAGAGTCTAAAAGATCAGAGTTCAATACCTCAAGACAATAGTCCAATCAAATGAAAGTCACGAGGTTTCTCTGCACAACTTTGCTCAGGGCCGTTAAACTTTAAAATACCGTCCAGCGGCAACGATGCTCAAGCAAAGGTCCCCCACAAAAAGTATAACCGGCCCTGCGAACAAGTATGTATGGCTATCAGCAAACTTCCCAGTGATACCAAACTTACCTCAGCAAAGAAGATCTTCTCACGGATGTAACTAAAAGTTTCTTTGTAGAGTGGTTGgttgttttagaaaaataaaggcCGGCGTGAAAAGGTTTCGAATTTCCTAGGATATTCGGGAGCGATGGGCGCCACAGGGCTCGCAACAAGTGAGACACTAGTGTTGGCAAAAACTTGACTCCCGGGATAAGCAAGAAAGGATTCGAAACTGCTGTTAGAGTATGAGATGGACGGAAATACTGTCCTGACAGACGCAACGTTACCGCCTTCAAATTATTTTCCTGGTTGGACAAGATTTCCCAGTCCATCTCTAGGGAGTTCGATCACTAGTTTAATAACTAGTGTAGCCGCCCACGGCGCCTGTCCAAATCAAGCTCCCTGCAGCATTTGAAATCAGTTGAACGCAATTGACTGATCATATTTTTTCCTACAGTTCTCTTTAGGAATGAAGTCACTTTAATATACATTGCTAACGTTATATGGGTGCGCGGGGAACTTTTCGTTGTGACGGAAAACGTCAAGTCAGTGAGTGAATGGCACAATTTGTTCAAAGATCACTTCACAGCAGTGATTACTTCAAATAAAGTTGCTAATTTCACTATCTGTGGTACGATTTTGTTTACTGCCGTATATGTTGCTTTGTCGTAATGAACTTTAGTTAATTGTATTTCAACGCACTGAACTTCTGAAGTAAAGTTGGCTTACAGGCTTGTTACAGGTTTGACGTATGTCAAAGCCTGTATTGCTTTAGTACGATTGTGATCACGTGGtctatgggcgccgccatgttgttacgTAGCAGTGCATCAGCCAATGATatctaattatctccatgaaaaaaggctttttcatggagtactgttttgcttgcgtttggtgtttgtgtgtatgtttgtgtcaccggtcgcttaaagtcaccataactgtaaaacctgtacatggattgaaatgatttttggtatgtgggtgggtgttaggtggaggaagatcaaggtcgattttgggcctcctagcatgtgtgactggaactgcaatggcgtatttgataaaatcttaaatgtagaagaactgaagagtggatggacagatcgtcatgttctttggtacacaggtaggttagaccaagttgtacacacttaagtgcaaactatgcagatgagaccg
Protein-coding regions in this window:
- the LOC136437346 gene encoding regucalcin-like isoform X3 — its product is MAVSVAVDEPGILLEGPHWDGHTGTLLYVDIIGRKAHRWDPVTGQKDTVAMDCMVGAIVTRESGGVVVAAGTNFAFLDFETSQLTTVATVEQHTPSNRFNDGKCDAAGRFWAGTMPEIVATVDQVGRQGSLYCLHTDHTVTKAFNESGISNGLAWTSDNSIMYYIDSVQFSVDAFDFDLPTGTLTNRRKVVNFNQSTDGVPDGMCIDTDGKLWVAMFGTGQVLQVDPETGTHLRSVKIPADQTTSCCFGGPNLDILYVTTANVGLSAEAVQQKPQSGCLFQVTGLGTTGTPGMCYSG
- the LOC136437339 gene encoding regucalcin-like — encoded protein: MAVSVAVDEPGLLLEGPHWDSRTGTLLYVDIHGQHVHRWDPVTKQKDTYDIDCMVGAVVPRESGGAVVAAGTKFAFLDFETRQLNTVATVDPHKPRNRFNDGKCDAAGRFWAGTMGDEPVPTKVDRKAGSLYCLHTDGNVTKAFNEVDISNGLAWTSDNSIMYYIDSLQYSVDAFDFDLPTGMLRNRRQVKTFDPPVDGVPDGMCIDTDGKLWIAMFDAGQVLQVDPETGTQLRSISFPAPRTTSCCFGGPNLDIMYVTSSRVGYSAEEVQQKPLSGCVFQVTGLGARGTPGMCYNG